In Rathayibacter sp. VKM Ac-2762, one DNA window encodes the following:
- a CDS encoding NUDIX hydrolase, which translates to MRADGDPAGEGPESEEPLRAAPADVAVRQLSTRVAYETPWIRVREDEVLWPGGTRGVYSVVERDDYALVLPRERGGFWLVEQYRYPIGRRAWEFPAGSWPHGSAGGDPEALARAELREETGLRAERLTHLGRLAEAYGFVAQSVDVFLAEGLEHGEHEREDTEQDMRQQWFPDAEIAEMVRSGAIVETAAVAALALFHLERGSLG; encoded by the coding sequence TTGCGTGCGGACGGGGATCCGGCGGGTGAGGGACCCGAGAGCGAGGAGCCGCTCCGCGCAGCCCCCGCCGACGTCGCCGTCCGGCAGCTGTCGACGCGGGTCGCCTACGAGACCCCGTGGATCCGCGTCCGCGAGGACGAGGTGCTCTGGCCGGGCGGGACGCGCGGCGTCTACTCGGTCGTCGAGCGCGACGACTACGCCCTCGTGCTTCCGCGGGAGCGCGGCGGGTTCTGGCTGGTCGAGCAGTACCGGTACCCGATCGGCCGCCGCGCGTGGGAGTTCCCCGCCGGCAGCTGGCCGCACGGCTCGGCCGGCGGCGACCCCGAGGCTCTCGCCCGTGCCGAGCTGCGCGAGGAGACGGGCCTCCGGGCCGAGCGCCTGACGCACCTGGGCAGGCTCGCGGAGGCGTACGGCTTCGTCGCGCAGTCCGTGGACGTCTTCCTCGCCGAGGGTCTCGAGCACGGCGAGCACGAGCGCGAGGACACCGAGCAGGACATGCGGCAGCAGTGGTTCCCCGATGCGGAGATCGCGGAGATGGTCCGCTCCGGGGCGATCGTCGAGACGGCCGCGGTGGCCGCGCTCGCCCTCTTCCACCTGGAGCGCGGGTCGCTCGGCTGA
- the purM gene encoding phosphoribosylformylglycinamidine cyclo-ligase, with the protein MSDETSSYARAGVDTAAGDLAVELMKSAVSATHDSRVLGGVGGFAGLYDVSFLRDFRAPLLATSTDGVGTKVALAQAIDKHDTIGQDLVGMVVDDIVVVGARPFFMTDYIACGKVVPARVADIVAGIARACSETGTALVGGETAEHPGLLGPDDYDVAGAAVGAIEADQVRGADRVRDGDVVVAMASSGLHSNGYSLVRHILAERGIGFTDRSEELGGVVGEVLLEPTRLYTRPLLDLLDDAELGPAVHSISHVTGGGIAANLARVLPRGSWVEVERASWSPSDVFRALAGMSGATLESTEGTWNLGIGMFAVVAAEAADGVIARLEHSGVPSWVAGRVSTAARGFEGFEQGAKGVDGGAVRLVGSYAG; encoded by the coding sequence GTGAGTGATGAGACGAGCAGCTACGCCCGCGCAGGAGTCGACACGGCGGCGGGGGACCTCGCCGTCGAGCTGATGAAGTCGGCGGTATCGGCGACGCACGACAGCCGGGTCCTCGGCGGGGTCGGCGGCTTCGCGGGTCTGTACGACGTCTCCTTCCTCCGCGACTTCCGAGCCCCCCTCCTCGCGACCTCGACCGACGGCGTCGGCACCAAGGTCGCGCTCGCCCAGGCGATCGACAAGCACGACACCATCGGGCAGGACCTCGTCGGCATGGTCGTCGACGACATCGTCGTGGTCGGCGCCCGCCCCTTCTTCATGACCGACTACATCGCGTGCGGCAAGGTGGTCCCGGCCCGCGTCGCCGACATCGTCGCCGGCATCGCGCGCGCCTGCTCCGAGACGGGCACCGCGCTCGTCGGCGGCGAGACGGCCGAGCACCCGGGCCTGCTCGGACCCGACGACTACGACGTGGCGGGCGCGGCGGTCGGCGCGATCGAGGCGGACCAGGTGCGCGGCGCCGACCGCGTGCGCGACGGCGACGTCGTGGTGGCGATGGCCTCCTCCGGACTGCACTCGAACGGCTACTCGCTCGTGCGCCACATCCTCGCCGAGCGCGGCATCGGCTTCACCGACCGCTCCGAGGAGCTGGGCGGCGTGGTCGGCGAGGTGCTGCTGGAGCCGACCCGCCTCTACACCCGGCCCCTCCTCGATCTGCTCGACGACGCCGAGCTCGGCCCGGCCGTCCACTCCATCAGCCACGTCACCGGCGGCGGGATCGCGGCGAACCTCGCCCGGGTGCTGCCGCGCGGCTCCTGGGTCGAGGTCGAGCGGGCGAGCTGGAGCCCGTCCGACGTGTTCCGCGCGCTCGCCGGGATGTCCGGCGCGACGCTCGAGAGCACCGAGGGCACCTGGAACCTCGGCATCGGCATGTTCGCCGTGGTCGCGGCGGAGGCGGCCGACGGCGTGATCGCACGCCTCGAGCACTCGGGCGTCCCGTCGTGGGTCGCGGGCCGCGTCTCGACGGCCGCGCGCGGGTTCGAGGGCTTCGAGCAGGGCGCGAAGGGCGTCGACGGCGGAGCGGTCCGCCTGGTCGGGTCCTACGCGGGCTGA
- a CDS encoding AraC family transcriptional regulator has product MSTSPPARLPVWQSERRGNDLDEARDFYAGSYNGSGFRAERSVVPFAFRYTTTGPGPVSLHSASFLGRVRGTVAPSDVYVALWLTAGRASLDLGRDEHRLVVGRPAMFPSGRPFGFEALEYRDALVHFEAAHLEAIAAELHGTEPGPLRFAPVARDTTAWWAAIRLLRDTLASAHTPTMLQRDGVARIAALAALQTFAHRIAPLPAVPPSVSARRLRRAVEFVQANADLPLGVADIADAAGLTVRGVQLAFQRAFGKTPRHYLRDVRLERAHEELSAGSIGSLVVGDVAARWGFISGGRFAQHYATRFGELPSETLRR; this is encoded by the coding sequence ATGAGCACTTCCCCGCCCGCACGGCTGCCCGTGTGGCAGTCGGAGCGTCGCGGGAACGACCTCGACGAGGCGCGCGACTTCTACGCCGGCTCGTACAACGGCTCCGGCTTCCGGGCCGAGCGCTCGGTCGTGCCGTTCGCGTTCCGCTACACCACGACCGGGCCCGGGCCCGTGAGCCTCCACTCCGCCTCCTTCCTCGGCCGGGTGCGCGGCACGGTGGCCCCGAGCGACGTCTACGTCGCCCTCTGGCTGACCGCGGGGCGCGCCTCCCTCGATCTGGGGCGCGACGAGCACCGCCTCGTCGTCGGGCGCCCGGCCATGTTCCCGAGCGGCCGGCCCTTCGGCTTCGAGGCCCTCGAGTACCGCGACGCGCTCGTGCACTTCGAGGCCGCCCACCTCGAGGCGATCGCCGCCGAGCTGCACGGCACCGAGCCCGGCCCGCTGCGGTTCGCCCCCGTGGCGCGCGACACGACCGCCTGGTGGGCCGCGATCCGGCTCCTGCGCGACACCCTCGCCTCCGCGCACACGCCCACCATGCTGCAGCGCGACGGCGTCGCCCGCATCGCCGCGCTCGCCGCCCTGCAGACCTTCGCCCACCGCATCGCCCCGCTGCCGGCCGTGCCGCCCTCGGTCAGCGCGCGGCGCCTCCGCCGGGCCGTGGAGTTCGTGCAGGCCAACGCCGACCTGCCCCTCGGAGTGGCCGACATCGCCGACGCGGCCGGGCTCACGGTCCGCGGCGTGCAGCTGGCGTTCCAGCGCGCCTTCGGCAAGACCCCGCGGCACTACCTGCGCGACGTCCGCCTCGAGCGCGCGCACGAGGAGCTCTCGGCCGGATCGATCGGCTCGCTGGTGGTCGGCGACGTCGCCGCACGCTGGGGGTTCATCAGCGGCGGCCGCTTCGCCCAGCACTACGCGACGCGGTTCGGCGAGCTCCCGAGCGAGACCCTCCGGCGCTAG
- a CDS encoding extracellular solute-binding protein, with protein MTPTHRAARWGAAILAGGLLLPLAACSSGSDSGDAGGDSALTVMIGSSGDAETTAVTDAVNAWGEQNSTTVDVVAASDLTQQLGQGFSGGNPPDLFYMSWDQFQTYASNRYLEPYAQDAGNADAFYPALRDAFSYDDRFYCEPKDFSTLGLVINTDLWAAAGLTDADVPTDWASLESAATKLTANGVTGLSFGAEYARIGTFMNQAGGSLLSEDGTTVTADTPENVAGLTEVKTLLTDGVLKFPAALDSGWSGEAFGKGAAAMVIEGPWINGALAADYPDVNYRVAELPAGPGGKSTFTFSNCWGIPVGSATAEKTESLVSALTSDEQQLAFSDAFGVIPSTETGAAEYATKYPENAAFVSGNDYAVSPVAFAGAATVITDFNSALEGLATGDPESILGDLQTNLQDALDTANAK; from the coding sequence ATGACCCCCACCCACCGCGCGGCACGCTGGGGTGCCGCGATCCTCGCCGGAGGCCTGCTGCTCCCGCTCGCCGCCTGCTCGAGCGGCTCCGACTCCGGTGACGCGGGCGGCGACTCCGCCCTCACCGTGATGATCGGCTCGTCCGGCGACGCCGAGACGACCGCCGTCACCGACGCCGTGAACGCCTGGGGCGAGCAGAACAGCACGACGGTCGACGTGGTCGCCGCCAGCGACCTGACGCAGCAGCTCGGCCAGGGCTTCTCCGGCGGCAACCCGCCCGACCTCTTCTACATGAGCTGGGACCAGTTCCAGACCTACGCGAGCAACCGCTACCTCGAGCCGTACGCCCAGGACGCCGGGAACGCCGACGCCTTCTACCCGGCGCTGCGCGACGCGTTCAGCTACGACGACCGGTTCTACTGCGAGCCCAAGGACTTCTCCACGCTCGGCCTCGTGATCAACACGGACCTCTGGGCGGCGGCCGGCCTCACCGACGCGGACGTCCCCACCGACTGGGCCTCGCTCGAGTCGGCGGCGACGAAGCTGACCGCGAACGGAGTGACCGGGCTCTCCTTCGGCGCCGAGTACGCGCGCATCGGCACCTTCATGAACCAGGCCGGCGGGTCGCTCCTCTCGGAGGACGGCACCACCGTCACCGCGGACACCCCCGAGAACGTCGCGGGCCTGACCGAGGTGAAGACGCTGCTCACCGACGGCGTGCTGAAGTTCCCGGCCGCGCTCGACTCCGGCTGGTCCGGCGAGGCGTTCGGCAAGGGCGCGGCGGCGATGGTCATCGAGGGCCCGTGGATCAACGGAGCGCTCGCGGCCGACTACCCCGACGTGAACTACCGCGTCGCCGAGCTCCCCGCCGGCCCCGGCGGGAAGTCGACCTTCACCTTCAGCAACTGCTGGGGCATCCCCGTCGGCAGCGCCACGGCCGAGAAGACGGAGTCGCTCGTGTCGGCCCTGACCTCGGACGAGCAGCAGCTCGCCTTCTCGGACGCCTTCGGAGTCATCCCCTCCACCGAGACCGGAGCCGCCGAGTACGCGACGAAGTACCCCGAGAACGCCGCCTTCGTCTCCGGCAACGACTACGCGGTGAGCCCGGTGGCCTTCGCCGGCGCGGCGACCGTCATCACCGACTTCAACTCGGCGCTCGAGGGCCTCGCGACCGGCGACCCGGAGTCGATCCTCGGCGACCTGCAGACCAACCTGCAGGACGCGCTCGACACCGCGAACGCGAAGTAG
- a CDS encoding FAD-dependent oxidoreductase, whose product MDSVAPPRPVVVIGAGQAGLSVAYYLRRLGLVPGRDLIVLDRGPEPGGAWQFRWEALRLGSAHRVHDLPGMERMGFSFRTADHRRPARDVVREYYGRYEEELGLEIRRPESVRRVTSATPHDTGSPLVVESDRAVERASLLVNATGTWGSPFVPHYPGRDRFRGVQIDPTEYVRAEDFAGKQVLVVGGGTSAIGFLLELERVARSLTWATRRPVVYHDGEQLAMESAVEAVAEQDRAARAGLPLPSIVGGTGVQRTRRVVAGIERGLLHERGMFSSIEEEGVRWPDGSFTRADAIIWATGFRPELRHLAPLGLREREGGIAVADGASLTDPRVFFAGYGPTASTIGANRSGRRIARAVVARLP is encoded by the coding sequence GTGGACAGCGTCGCCCCACCGCGTCCCGTCGTGGTGATCGGCGCGGGCCAGGCGGGTCTGTCCGTGGCCTACTACCTGCGCCGTCTCGGCCTCGTCCCTGGGCGCGACCTGATCGTCCTCGACCGCGGTCCGGAGCCCGGCGGGGCCTGGCAGTTCCGCTGGGAGGCCCTGCGGCTCGGCTCCGCGCACCGCGTGCACGATCTCCCGGGCATGGAGCGGATGGGGTTCTCGTTCCGCACGGCCGATCACCGGCGACCGGCACGGGACGTGGTCCGCGAGTACTACGGGCGCTACGAGGAGGAGCTCGGTCTCGAGATCCGCCGTCCGGAGTCTGTGCGGCGCGTCACGAGTGCGACGCCGCACGACACGGGGTCGCCGCTCGTCGTCGAGTCCGACCGCGCGGTCGAGCGCGCGAGCCTGCTCGTCAACGCGACCGGCACCTGGGGATCGCCCTTCGTCCCGCACTACCCCGGGCGCGACCGCTTCCGCGGCGTGCAGATCGACCCGACCGAGTACGTCCGCGCCGAGGACTTCGCCGGGAAGCAGGTGCTCGTGGTCGGCGGCGGCACCTCGGCGATCGGCTTCCTGCTGGAGCTCGAGCGGGTGGCGCGCTCCCTGACGTGGGCGACGCGGCGACCGGTCGTCTACCACGACGGCGAGCAGCTGGCGATGGAGTCGGCGGTGGAGGCGGTGGCCGAGCAGGACCGCGCCGCCCGCGCCGGGCTGCCCCTCCCGAGCATCGTCGGCGGCACGGGCGTGCAGCGCACCCGCCGGGTGGTCGCCGGGATCGAGCGCGGGCTCCTGCACGAGCGGGGGATGTTCTCGTCGATCGAGGAGGAGGGCGTGCGCTGGCCCGACGGCTCCTTCACGCGCGCCGACGCGATCATCTGGGCGACGGGCTTCCGGCCGGAGCTGCGCCACCTCGCTCCGCTCGGGCTGCGCGAGCGCGAGGGCGGCATCGCGGTCGCCGACGGAGCCTCGCTGACGGATCCGCGCGTCTTCTTCGCCGGCTACGGCCCGACGGCCTCGACCATCGGGGCGAACCGCTCGGGCCGGCGCATCGCGCGCGCGGTCGTGGCGCGCCTGCCTTGA
- a CDS encoding sugar ABC transporter permease, which translates to MSTTAAPRSRRSGIRGHEARYGWLFTLPAIVVIGVFLVVPIGLALWVSVSNWNGLGSPLGPTAQFVGADNYRAVLTDSGLAQKDFGTAIRNNVYYVLLVVPLQTALALFLAVQVNRRILRGRGFFRTAFYFPSVTSSIAITVIFLFLFSASGVVNAVLGWFGADGPTWMADPTGVLHSLLGAVGVDGSGPLAAGAPLGLTWWDWLSGPSVAMCVLITMAIFTTSGTFMLLFLAALQNIGAEIDEAALMDGAGPLRKFFSVTLPMLKPTLFTVLTLGLIGTWQVFDQIYLTGGGAPGKTLLTPAYLAYESSFTDLRWGQGAAIAFILFFIIVVLTLLQRALLREKGEPRRRPRRAARADAATTLTTGGIR; encoded by the coding sequence ATGAGCACCACCGCCGCCCCCCGGAGCCGCCGCTCCGGCATCCGCGGGCACGAGGCCCGCTACGGCTGGCTCTTCACCCTCCCGGCGATCGTCGTGATCGGCGTGTTCCTCGTCGTCCCGATCGGCCTCGCCCTCTGGGTCAGCGTGAGCAACTGGAACGGGCTCGGCTCGCCCCTCGGGCCGACCGCGCAGTTCGTCGGAGCCGACAACTACCGCGCGGTGCTCACCGACTCCGGCCTGGCGCAGAAGGACTTCGGCACCGCGATCCGCAACAACGTCTACTACGTGCTGCTCGTGGTGCCGCTGCAGACCGCGCTCGCGCTCTTCCTCGCCGTGCAGGTGAACCGGCGGATCCTGCGGGGCCGGGGCTTCTTCCGCACCGCCTTCTACTTCCCCTCCGTCACCTCCTCGATCGCGATCACCGTGATCTTCCTGTTCCTCTTCTCCGCCTCGGGTGTCGTCAACGCGGTGCTCGGCTGGTTCGGCGCCGACGGGCCGACCTGGATGGCCGACCCGACCGGTGTCCTGCACTCGCTCCTGGGCGCCGTCGGCGTCGACGGCTCCGGGCCGCTGGCCGCGGGCGCCCCGCTCGGCCTCACCTGGTGGGACTGGCTGTCCGGCCCGTCCGTCGCGATGTGCGTGCTGATCACGATGGCGATCTTCACCACCTCGGGCACGTTCATGCTGCTGTTCCTCGCGGCGCTGCAGAACATCGGCGCCGAGATCGACGAGGCGGCGCTCATGGACGGCGCCGGCCCGCTCCGGAAGTTCTTCTCGGTCACTCTGCCGATGCTCAAGCCCACGCTCTTCACCGTGCTGACCCTCGGACTGATCGGCACCTGGCAGGTGTTCGACCAGATCTACCTCACCGGAGGAGGGGCGCCGGGCAAGACGCTGCTCACCCCGGCGTACCTCGCCTATGAGTCCTCGTTCACGGATCTCCGCTGGGGTCAGGGCGCCGCGATCGCCTTCATCCTCTTCTTCATCATCGTCGTGCTGACGCTCCTGCAGCGGGCGCTCCTCCGAGAGAAGGGGGAGCCGCGCCGGCGCCCCCGCCGCGCCGCTCGCGCCGACGCCGCGACGACCCTCACCACGGGAGGCATCCGATGA
- a CDS encoding glycogen debranching N-terminal domain-containing protein, with product MTTERDDRQTPPRQPLLHDSLVLLRAPVQLWSDETGEVGSRPVHGLYLGDVRVLAGASLRVGGAALEAIATGRDGASSARFTALARHLDDAAADPRIRVVRSREVSAGGVRESIRLESALPDEVATTVELTLDPDFSLVHVVKAGLRDEPSFATAPVDGGLDWTHGPVRAELRAPGASISGTVLTWSVVVPAHGSVEVVWSVAAEDASAVVAAASGPAEWAGTALETGDSRLASWCRAALDDLDALRMVTVERPGEPFLAAGAPWFFTLFGRDSIWAARMLLPLGTGIAASTLRVLAGLQGTRHVADTAEQPGRIMHELRATTLEIPGEGVSLPPLYFGTVDATALWVCLLHDAWRWGLPDDEVEELLPALEAALRWLRDDGDSDGDGFLEYVDTTGHGLANQGWKDSGDSIQWRDGTLAEGPIALCEVQAYAHEAMVGGAALLEHLGRDGSEWREAASTLKARFAEAFWIDDADGGYPAIALDAAGRPVDTITSNLGHLLGTGILSPEHAARVAELLVSPGLDSGFGLRTLDTGSGGYWPLSYHGGSVWAHDTAIAVTGLAREGFGAEATTLSRGLIAAAEGFGYRMPELHSGDPAAEVHAPVPYPAACRPQAWSAAASVAVLSAALGLAPGGDTLVVAPLSPALAGPIRVDGIRYRGSVVPVDWDGRI from the coding sequence GTGACGACCGAGCGCGACGACCGACAGACCCCGCCCCGCCAGCCCCTCCTCCACGACTCCCTCGTCCTGCTCCGCGCACCCGTGCAGCTGTGGTCGGACGAGACGGGCGAGGTCGGCTCCCGCCCCGTGCACGGGCTCTACCTCGGCGACGTGCGCGTGCTCGCGGGCGCCTCGCTCCGCGTGGGCGGCGCGGCGCTCGAGGCGATCGCGACCGGCCGCGACGGCGCCTCCTCCGCCCGCTTCACCGCGCTCGCCCGCCATCTCGACGACGCCGCCGCGGACCCGCGGATCCGCGTGGTCCGCTCGCGGGAGGTCTCCGCCGGCGGCGTCCGCGAGAGCATCCGCCTCGAGTCGGCGCTCCCCGACGAGGTCGCGACCACCGTCGAGCTGACCCTCGACCCCGACTTCTCGCTCGTGCACGTGGTGAAGGCGGGGCTCCGCGACGAGCCCTCCTTCGCGACCGCTCCGGTGGACGGCGGCCTCGACTGGACCCACGGCCCGGTCCGCGCCGAGCTGCGCGCACCCGGCGCCTCGATCTCGGGCACGGTGCTCACCTGGAGCGTCGTGGTCCCGGCCCACGGGAGCGTCGAGGTCGTGTGGAGCGTCGCCGCGGAGGACGCCTCCGCCGTGGTCGCCGCCGCGTCCGGACCGGCCGAATGGGCGGGGACCGCGCTCGAGACCGGCGACTCCCGCCTCGCCTCCTGGTGCCGCGCCGCGCTCGACGACCTCGACGCCCTCCGCATGGTCACCGTGGAGCGCCCCGGCGAGCCGTTCCTCGCCGCGGGAGCGCCGTGGTTCTTCACCCTCTTCGGCCGCGACTCGATCTGGGCGGCGCGGATGCTCCTCCCCCTCGGGACCGGGATCGCCGCCTCCACCCTCCGCGTCCTGGCCGGCCTGCAGGGCACCCGCCACGTCGCGGACACCGCCGAGCAGCCGGGCAGGATCATGCACGAGCTGCGCGCCACGACCCTCGAGATCCCCGGCGAGGGCGTCTCGCTGCCCCCGCTCTACTTCGGCACGGTCGACGCCACCGCGCTCTGGGTCTGCCTCCTCCACGACGCCTGGCGCTGGGGGCTCCCGGACGACGAGGTCGAGGAGCTGCTGCCCGCTCTGGAGGCGGCGCTGCGCTGGCTCCGCGACGACGGCGACTCCGACGGCGACGGGTTCCTCGAGTACGTCGACACCACGGGGCACGGCCTCGCCAACCAGGGCTGGAAGGACTCGGGCGACTCGATCCAGTGGCGCGACGGCACGCTCGCGGAGGGTCCGATCGCGCTCTGCGAGGTGCAGGCCTACGCCCACGAGGCCATGGTCGGCGGAGCGGCGCTGCTCGAGCACCTCGGCCGCGACGGCTCGGAGTGGCGCGAGGCGGCGTCGACGCTGAAGGCGCGCTTCGCGGAGGCGTTCTGGATCGACGACGCCGACGGCGGCTACCCGGCGATCGCGCTCGACGCGGCCGGGCGCCCGGTCGACACGATCACCAGCAACCTCGGCCACCTCCTCGGCACCGGCATCCTCTCCCCCGAGCACGCCGCCCGGGTCGCCGAGCTGCTGGTCTCCCCCGGGCTCGACTCGGGCTTCGGCCTGCGCACCCTGGACACCGGCTCGGGCGGCTACTGGCCGCTGTCGTACCACGGCGGCTCGGTCTGGGCCCACGACACCGCGATCGCCGTCACCGGGCTCGCCCGGGAGGGCTTCGGGGCGGAGGCGACGACCCTCTCGCGCGGACTGATCGCCGCGGCCGAGGGCTTCGGCTACCGGATGCCCGAGCTGCACTCGGGCGACCCCGCCGCCGAGGTGCACGCGCCGGTGCCGTACCCGGCGGCCTGCCGACCGCAGGCCTGGTCGGCGGCCGCGTCCGTCGCCGTGCTGTCGGCGGCGCTGGGGCTCGCTCCCGGAGGCGACACCCTGGTCGTCGCGCCGCTCTCGCCCGCGCTCGCCGGGCCGATCCGCGTGGACGGGATCCGCTACCGCGGCTCCGTTGTGCCGGTAGACTGGGACGGCAGGATCTGA
- a CDS encoding carbohydrate ABC transporter permease yields the protein MSTLTEPGTRARETPEPAAPVPHRRIRLGARGRASLIGGYLLLIALALVYIYPFLISVASSFKSDADATANPLSLLPATWSFASYERLFTDVPLPLWTLNSVIVTVFVTVGRVFFDSLAGYALSRLRFRGRGLLFALFIGVMSVPAVVLLIPRFLILKQLGLYDSYAGMIVPLIVDAAGIFIMKQFFDSIPLSIEEAARIDGAGVFRTFRSIVVPMARPAIVTLFILSFQGSWNEFSHFVVSRQSPELNTLTTGVASLVSGQLGTGNQYPLQLAAAVLMSIPVAVLFFVFQRRIMNTTEGAEKG from the coding sequence ATGAGCACGCTGACCGAGCCCGGCACCCGCGCCCGCGAGACCCCCGAGCCCGCCGCGCCGGTCCCGCACCGCCGCATCCGCCTCGGCGCGCGCGGCCGCGCGTCGCTGATCGGCGGCTACCTGCTGCTGATCGCGCTGGCGCTGGTGTACATCTACCCGTTCCTGATCTCGGTCGCCTCGTCGTTCAAGTCGGACGCCGATGCCACCGCGAACCCGCTGTCGCTGCTGCCCGCGACCTGGTCGTTCGCCTCCTACGAGCGGCTGTTCACCGACGTCCCGCTGCCGCTGTGGACGCTCAACTCGGTGATCGTCACCGTGTTCGTCACCGTCGGCCGGGTCTTCTTCGACTCGCTGGCCGGCTACGCGCTGTCGCGGCTGCGCTTCCGCGGACGGGGCCTGCTGTTCGCGCTGTTCATCGGAGTGATGAGCGTGCCCGCGGTGGTGCTGCTGATCCCGCGGTTCCTGATCCTCAAGCAGCTCGGCCTCTACGACAGCTACGCGGGGATGATCGTCCCGCTGATCGTGGACGCGGCGGGGATCTTCATCATGAAGCAGTTCTTCGACTCGATCCCGCTCTCCATCGAGGAGGCCGCGCGGATCGACGGGGCCGGAGTGTTCCGGACCTTCCGCTCGATCGTGGTGCCGATGGCGCGTCCGGCGATCGTGACGCTGTTCATCCTGTCGTTCCAGGGCTCGTGGAACGAGTTCTCGCACTTCGTGGTGTCTCGGCAGTCGCCGGAGCTCAACACGCTGACGACCGGAGTCGCGTCGCTCGTGTCGGGGCAGCTGGGCACCGGCAACCAGTACCCGCTGCAGCTCGCGGCCGCGGTGCTGATGTCGATCCCGGTGGCCGTGCTGTTCTTCGTCTTCCAGCGGCGGATCATGAACACGACCGAGGGCGCGGAGAAGGGCTGA
- a CDS encoding DUF3073 domain-containing protein, translating to MGRGRQKAKNTKIARELKSFSPAVDYSALERELSHPDEPDYSKWIDAEDDGDDTDLVEEPHQKRA from the coding sequence ATGGGGCGCGGCCGTCAGAAGGCGAAGAACACCAAGATCGCCCGTGAGCTGAAGTCGTTCAGCCCGGCGGTCGATTACAGCGCGCTCGAGCGCGAGCTCAGCCACCCGGACGAGCCGGACTACTCGAAGTGGATCGACGCCGAGGACGACGGCGACGACACGGACCTCGTCGAGGAGCCGCACCAGAAGCGTGCGTGA
- a CDS encoding LacI family DNA-binding transcriptional regulator, which translates to MALPTVEDVARAAGVSRQTVSNVLNSPHIVRDSTRERVEKAIGDLNYRPHASARRLRTRKSGTIGVRMDRVLDGISGSLLDRFLHAVTEQADARGMRILLYTAKSPEEEIERIGRLRDGADVDAFVLTSTFYGDPRTAWLIEQAVPFVTFGRPWGVDDRNDPQHLWVDVDGAAGLAQATAHLADSGCSRIGFLGWPSGSATGDDRRSGWERVHRERFRDAPLLAASSEDDVQQARIAAIEFLRATPELDGLVCVSDSLALGASMAAVAVGRPSLPIVGFDNTPVAAAVGLPSIEQDLDAVAAGALELLLGERGDDVVHRSLAPGEAHRLIEPHLVLRTPLHHPAD; encoded by the coding sequence ATGGCACTGCCGACCGTCGAGGACGTCGCCCGTGCCGCCGGCGTCTCGCGCCAGACCGTGTCGAACGTGCTCAACAGCCCGCACATCGTCCGCGACAGCACCCGCGAGCGCGTCGAGAAGGCGATCGGCGACCTCAACTACCGGCCGCACGCCTCGGCCCGCCGCCTCCGCACCCGCAAGTCCGGCACCATCGGCGTCCGGATGGACCGCGTGCTCGACGGCATCTCCGGCAGCCTGCTCGACCGCTTCCTCCACGCCGTCACCGAGCAGGCCGACGCGCGCGGCATGCGCATCCTCCTCTACACGGCGAAGAGCCCGGAGGAGGAGATCGAGCGGATCGGGCGCCTCCGCGACGGAGCCGACGTCGACGCCTTCGTGCTCACCTCCACCTTCTACGGCGACCCCCGGACCGCCTGGCTGATCGAGCAGGCCGTGCCCTTCGTCACCTTCGGCCGCCCCTGGGGCGTCGACGACCGCAACGACCCGCAGCACCTCTGGGTCGACGTCGACGGCGCCGCCGGGCTCGCCCAGGCCACGGCGCACCTCGCCGACAGCGGCTGCTCGCGCATCGGCTTCCTCGGCTGGCCGAGCGGATCCGCGACCGGCGACGACCGCCGCAGCGGCTGGGAGCGGGTGCACCGCGAGCGGTTCCGCGACGCGCCACTGCTCGCCGCCTCCTCCGAGGACGACGTCCAGCAGGCCCGGATCGCGGCCATCGAGTTCCTCCGCGCGACCCCGGAGCTCGACGGGCTGGTCTGCGTCTCCGACTCGCTCGCGCTCGGCGCCTCGATGGCCGCCGTGGCCGTCGGCCGGCCCTCCCTCCCGATCGTCGGCTTCGACAACACCCCCGTCGCCGCGGCCGTCGGCCTGCCGAGCATCGAGCAGGACCTCGACGCGGTGGCCGCGGGCGCGCTCGAGCTCCTGCTGGGCGAGCGCGGCGACGACGTCGTCCACCGCTCGCTCGCTCCGGGTGAGGCCCACCGCCTGATCGAGCCCCACCTCGTGCTCCGCACACCCCTTCACCACCCCGCCGACTGA